Genomic segment of Leuconostoc mesenteroides subsp. mesenteroides:
GGAAATGGCAATATGGTCGATATTACTGGTGATTCGCTTGTCCTGGGTAAAACATTTGCGGATGATTATCCTGTGATGAAAACAAACTGGTTAGGCATTATTGCCGGCGAAATTGTTTTCATCATTGTCGTTGCTGGGGCCATTGTTCGACTTTTGTCCTCAGTCTATAAAATGGCATTCATGGCAGGCTCAATTGTGTACTTTGGCTTAAGAGATGGCACACAAGGTAAACGTGTCCAACAAGTGGTAGGCATGATTGAGGGACAAATCACAGGTATCGTCATGATGCCAATCTCACTAATTTTCTTCTTTGCCTGGGTAGAATTTGCCTTTAACACCATTAATGGGTTAGGTCTAGATATGTGGCCATTTACAATTTTGTCGATTGCCGCTCTGTTAGCTGGTGGTAAAGGGGTCGCAGGTGGCTTTGAAATGATTGAACAATGGACTGGTGTTCGCTCAGGTCATAATCCTGTTGCTTCGATGATGATGGCTAACCAAGCTGCTCACATGTTGGGTGGGGCTACTCGTGTGGCCAAGAAAAACATTGGCAAGGGTCTCAATGCGATTTCCCCAGAACAAAAAAAGAAGAATCGTGAACTAGGTAAGAAGATTGCCAACTCGGGTGGCAATCAAGGCTTAGATAATAATAAAGCACTGACTGATCATAGCTTAAATGATACTGGTGTTGATCCCACTGCTCAAGCCACAGGGAAGGCGGCAAAGGCGGCTGAGGTAGCAGGACGTACAGTCGGAGCAATGAAACATCCAGGTAGTTTATTGAAAAACACTGGTCGTGCGGCTGGTGATAAAGTTAAAGGTGGCGTGAATAAAGCCGTTGGCAATGTCAAAGATTATGCTGGTGGTGTCGCCGACAACTTTGCAGGAGGACAACAAGCCGTTGAAGCCTTTAACAAACGTCATTCACCTGTGACACCAAAATCAAACAATGGTAATACACCATCTTCTTCTCAACCACGTAATGTGCATGAAGCACTTTCAAAGGCAGCCACAGATTCACCTAATGCTCATCCAAAGGATACAGGTGGCCAGTCTCAATCTAACATGAGTCACGCTATGTCAGATGCACACCGTGGCTTACCTACTGGAACTCATTCAAACAAAACTAGCGCTAACACTACCACTAAGCCAATTGTTAGTGGTGGGACAGTTGTTCAACCTAAGGGTATCGGTGCAACCCCAGCAACTATGTCACGTCCAAACACACCACGTTTGAGCGGTACATTGCCTGGTCAAAAAAAGGCAACGCAACCACTGACACCAGCGCAACAAAAGGAAAAGGATCGTGCTTGGGCTGAGAGTGTTATTGCAAAACAAAAAGCGAAAATACAGAATCAACAAAAGGTATCAAGTAAAGATGACAAGTGAAACTTTTAATTTGTAGGCTAATACGGTAAAATTAACAGTAGTTGATTTTAGGGAGTATACCGATGGAGAAAATAAAGCAAAATAAAATCTGGATCACCATTGTGGTTATTGGGATCATTGTCATTGCTATTTTGTTGGCCATGTTGCACCAGCAAAAACAAAACAGTCCTGAGGCACAATCATCGAGTTACGTGTCAAGTGCCAAGGCATCATCTGCCTCAACCTCCGTTCAAGATAAGAACAATGAAAAAGCTTACGCTAAAAAGGCTGCTCAAACGAGTGGTCACGTCCTAGAAGTAAACGGCAAAGAGTATTTTACAACATGGACAAAAGGAGATTTTCAAAAATGGGCTAATTCCTATATGTCAATGACTTTGAGTGATCGCCATAAGGATGGTGTAAAAGAAAGTTTTGGTACATCTACAACCATTGAAAATAGTGATACTCAAATGATGTATCCTTTGGATAATTGGGCTAAAGAAATACAAGATAAAGGTATCCCATCAAATTACTTTAATACTGTGAAAGAGTTCAATAAACAATATCCAGGTGTTAATCCTGACGATATAAAGAAATAGCTAAAAAGCCATGATTTAAGTAATCATGGCTTTTAGTTTGTCCTAAATTATTTTGATTGGTTTAATACTTGCTCAAGCACTAAATCTACAAAGGCACTTGATGAGCGGAGTCCTTGTTTGGTGGCTAACTTCTCAATGCCTTGTTTTATCTCAGGGCGAATGGTGTAAGTCGTTTGTACTTTACGACTACTATGATTGGAGGAAGGGAGCTTGAATCCATCACCTAACGATACTTCTGATTGTGGTTCGTCTCGACTAAAGGCATCTGCCATTTGTTTTTGAGCGCTGGCTTCATCAAACATACGTGGGTCTTTTTTATCGTAATCCATTATTTCACACTTTCTAATAGCTTTTGATAAGCCTCATTAATTTGCTGCAAGGTTTTAGGGTTGCGCTCGGCCTGGTCTAAATCAAACACTGGGGTTTTAAGCATGGTTGAACTATTAAACACTTCACGCTCATTTAAGACAGCCACAAGGTTGTCAATTTGATCAATAATCTGGCCAAACTCATGACTTGAACGGGTATTGTGCTTCACACGATTAGCAAGGTACAAAACTTTTGCTTCAATCAGTGATTCGCGTGTTCTAATATCTACTGCATCATCACGGAACTCTTTCATCCGTAGGTCAAATTGTTGTTTTGATTGAATAAAACCATACTCTGAGGGTTCTAGTGGCACCACAACATAATCAGAAACGGCAATCATATTCTTAGTGAGGGTCCCAAACTCTGGATGGGTGTCAATTAGAATATAGTCATAATCTTTGATTTCTTCAAGGTGATCTTGAAGCCACATCATCATCAAAAAGTTTTTATTGTTCTTTGATTGTAATGTACCTTCTAATTCGTCTAAATGAGGACTAGCAGGCAATAAACCTAATTGTGGGGTAATTTGTCTAATTTGTGCTAAACCGCCTGTAAAGACGTCATATAGCGTATTTTTATTAGTATAGCTTTCATAGGTAGAGGACAAGTTACCTTGATAATCTGAATCAATTAACAAGACCTTGTAGCCTTGTCGAATCAAAAAACTAGCGAAGTTGAATGTCATCGTTGTTTTACCAACGCCACCTTTAGATGCTGAAAATGTAATTGTTTTACTCATGATGAAGCTCCTTAGTTATTTTATCTGTCAAAACGAAATAACGATGAAACCATCAATCCAGGCATGTAAAACTCGTTTACATATACATTATATCATACGTATAAGATATATATCAATACATTAGACTTTAAATATAGGTATAAGTATGTTTGTGTTATAAGAGGAACATATACACATATATCAATTGAGTATATAGATTGGATACACAAAAGGATAACATTCAAATCATTGCCTCCTGTTCATCCAGGGGGCTTTTTCTTCGCCTCAGGAAAAACCATTTACCTTTATGACATTCTTTGGATACCTTGTACACTGACCACAGATTGAACTTCAATCCAGGCAAAAATAACGTGTTAAAGGAGAAATTATATGTATGAACACTTT
This window contains:
- a CDS encoding AAA family ATPase, with product MSKTITFSASKGGVGKTTMTFNFASFLIRQGYKVLLIDSDYQGNLSSTYESYTNKNTLYDVFTGGLAQIRQITPQLGLLPASPHLDELEGTLQSKNNKNFLMMMWLQDHLEEIKDYDYILIDTHPEFGTLTKNMIAVSDYVVVPLEPSEYGFIQSKQQFDLRMKEFRDDAVDIRTRESLIEAKVLYLANRVKHNTRSSHEFGQIIDQIDNLVAVLNEREVFNSSTMLKTPVFDLDQAERNPKTLQQINEAYQKLLESVK